The Salegentibacter mishustinae genomic interval GGTAATGAATGAGACCGATGAAGCCTATATAGATATCACAAACAACCTTACTTTTCTTGAAGACAATAGTTTTATTTGGACTAGCGAAAAGGATGGTTGGAATCATATTTACCTTTATGATGAAGACGGCGAGCTGGAAAATCAGGTTACCGAAGGAAACTGGGAAGTAACTGACTATTATGGTTACGATGAAGATTCTAAGAAGATCTTTTATCAGAGTACAGAAAACGGAAGCGTAAACCGTGATGTATATTCTATAAAGATTAACGGTAAGAACAAAACCCGTTTAACTGAAAAAGAAGGAATGAACAGCGCCGATTTTAGCGCAGACTATACCTATTTTATCAATTCTTACACAAGCACCGAAACTCCTTATGAGTTCACATTACATAATGCGAAAAATGGTAAACTGGTAAGAAAGATCAAAGATAATTCGGCTTTATTGGAAAAAGAAGCGGCTTATAATTTTGCTCCAAAAGAACTTAGCACTATTGAAGTGAATGGTAATGAGCTTAATATGTGGATAATCAAGCCAAATGATTTTGACGAGAATAAAGAATATCCATTATTAATGTTTCAATATTCGGGTCCAGGTTCTCAGGAGGTTTCTAATTCTTACTTCGGCACTAACGACTACTGGTATCAGTTACTCGCTAACGAAGGCTATATTATAGCAGCCGTAGACGGCCGTGGTACAGGCTTTAAAGGTGCAGCCTTTAAAAAAGTAACCCAGAATGAACTCGGTAAATATGAAGTTGAAGACCAAATAGCTGCGGCGAAAAAATTTGGCGAAATGGATTATATAGATGAAGACCGAATTGGAATTTGGGGATGGAGCTACGGAGGTTTTATGTCTTCTAACGCCATTCTTAAAGGAAACGATACTTTCTCTATGGCCATAGCCGTAGCGCCGGTAATTAGCTGGAGATTTTACGATACCATCTATACCGAAAGATATATGACTACGCCTCAGGAAAATCCTTCAGGTTATGATGAGAATTCACCTATAAACCACGTAGAGAAATTAAAAGGCGATTACCTTTTAATTCACGGTGGAGGAGACGATAATGTACATCTACAGAACACCATGAGAATGGTTGAAGCTTTAGTGCAGGCGAATAAGCAATTTGACTGGGCTATCTATCCAGACAGAAACCACGGTATCTATGGCGGTAACACGAGATTACACCTATATACAATGATGACCGATTTTATTAAAGAAAAACTATAATCAAAACAAAAAAAAATGGAATTTAAATTCGGAGGATCTGAATATAATCAAAGAACTGTACTGGGACACCCTTCTGGTTTATTTGTTCTCTTCTTCACAGAAATGTGGGAACGCTTTTCTTATTATGGTATGCGTGCATTGCTTGTTCTTTTTCTTACTGCTTCTATAATGGAAAATGG includes:
- a CDS encoding S9 family peptidase gives rise to the protein MKFSKILVGLLITATSTIYAQDKEISLEEIYDGTFRQERLQSLQSLDNGKEYVVLNRDRNANTSSIDVYSYKSGEKVRSLLNSKDLSEISRFQGFELSENEDKILLSTNMEQIYRRSSRGIYYIYDVEGKTLTKLSDNKVQEPTFSPDASKVAYVFENNIYTYDIASGEETQVTTDGEKNKLINGVTDWVYEEEFAFVRAFDWNKTGTHLAYLKFDESEVPEFSMDMFGQDLYPSQQVFKYPKAGEANSEVSLYTYELAAEESEKVELGDYEDFYIPRIKWTQDPEILSVQVLNRHQNDLDLIFVDAEDNETEVVMNETDEAYIDITNNLTFLEDNSFIWTSEKDGWNHIYLYDEDGELENQVTEGNWEVTDYYGYDEDSKKIFYQSTENGSVNRDVYSIKINGKNKTRLTEKEGMNSADFSADYTYFINSYTSTETPYEFTLHNAKNGKLVRKIKDNSALLEKEAAYNFAPKELSTIEVNGNELNMWIIKPNDFDENKEYPLLMFQYSGPGSQEVSNSYFGTNDYWYQLLANEGYIIAAVDGRGTGFKGAAFKKVTQNELGKYEVEDQIAAAKKFGEMDYIDEDRIGIWGWSYGGFMSSNAILKGNDTFSMAIAVAPVISWRFYDTIYTERYMTTPQENPSGYDENSPINHVEKLKGDYLLIHGGGDDNVHLQNTMRMVEALVQANKQFDWAIYPDRNHGIYGGNTRLHLYTMMTDFIKEKL